One genomic region from Pseudoduganella lutea encodes:
- a CDS encoding efflux RND transporter periplasmic adaptor subunit, with amino-acid sequence MPFPHRPHHAGPAAVRTTFLAASLAASMAALALAGCGAEKAPRAATVPQVTTVTVERTAVPLALELPGRTAPFLLAEVRARVDGIVQDRRFTEGSDVRKGDPLYVIDPAPYRAALSSAQAALQRAKANLVSSTSQLERYKVLVGGNAVSKQAYDNAEAAQLQAAADVAAAEAAVTTARINLGYTSVTAPISGRSSVSQVTQGAYVQGGSATLLTTIQQLDPMYVDLQQSSAEGLALRRDIANGSLKLAGAGKAQVRLKLEDGSTYAHAGVLEFSGVTVDRDTGSVTLRARFPNPEKLLLPGMFVRASVDQGVRQGVVRVPAPAVTRNPQGEATVMLVGAGNKTEVRTVETGALVDGHWLVEHGLKEGERLIVSGVQKLRPGTIVEARAAAPRKLATAPAPDPVSAAAPAAR; translated from the coding sequence ATGCCATTCCCTCACCGCCCGCACCACGCGGGTCCGGCTGCCGTGCGCACCACGTTTTTGGCGGCCTCGCTGGCCGCCTCCATGGCCGCGCTGGCCCTCGCCGGCTGCGGCGCCGAGAAGGCGCCCCGCGCCGCCACCGTCCCACAGGTCACCACGGTGACCGTCGAACGCACGGCTGTGCCGCTCGCACTCGAACTGCCCGGCCGCACGGCGCCGTTCCTGCTGGCCGAAGTGCGCGCCCGGGTCGACGGCATCGTGCAGGACCGGCGCTTTACCGAGGGATCGGACGTGCGCAAGGGCGATCCGCTGTACGTGATCGATCCGGCACCCTACCGCGCGGCGCTGTCGAGCGCGCAGGCCGCCCTGCAGCGGGCAAAGGCGAACCTGGTCAGCAGCACGTCGCAGCTGGAGCGCTACAAGGTGCTGGTGGGCGGGAACGCCGTGAGCAAGCAGGCATATGACAATGCCGAGGCGGCGCAATTGCAGGCCGCCGCCGACGTGGCCGCGGCGGAAGCGGCCGTGACGACGGCGCGCATCAACCTCGGCTACACGAGCGTGACGGCGCCGATCAGCGGCCGCAGCAGCGTGTCGCAGGTGACGCAGGGCGCCTATGTACAGGGCGGCTCGGCCACCCTGCTGACGACGATCCAGCAGCTCGACCCGATGTATGTCGACCTGCAGCAGTCGAGCGCCGAGGGCCTGGCGCTGCGCCGCGACATCGCCAACGGCAGCCTGAAACTGGCGGGCGCCGGCAAGGCGCAGGTGCGCCTCAAGCTGGAAGACGGCAGCACCTATGCGCATGCGGGCGTGCTGGAGTTTTCCGGCGTGACCGTCGACCGGGATACCGGCTCCGTAACCCTGCGGGCACGCTTCCCGAACCCGGAGAAGCTGCTGTTGCCCGGCATGTTCGTGCGCGCCAGCGTCGACCAGGGCGTGCGCCAGGGCGTGGTGCGCGTGCCGGCGCCGGCCGTCACCCGCAATCCGCAGGGCGAAGCCACGGTGATGCTCGTTGGCGCCGGCAACAAGACCGAAGTGCGCACCGTGGAAACGGGCGCGCTGGTCGACGGCCACTGGCTGGTCGAACACGGCCTGAAGGAAGGCGAACGCCTGATCGTCAGCGGCGTGCAGAAGCTGCGGCCCGGCACCATCGTCGAGGCGCGTGCCGCGGCGCCGCGCAAGCTGGCTACCGCACCAGCCCCCGATCCCGTTTCCGCCGCCGCCCCGGCAGCCCGCTGA
- a CDS encoding TonB-dependent receptor, with protein MNNTGTGTVRPSRNLKMKLSVAALMGAGLLSNASVWAQTTEQTAPTETPTVVVTGVKASLIKSLAIKRTSDQVVESVVAEDIGKLPDNNVVEALQRVTGIQVTNRAGGEVGTLSIRGLPDVQTTWNGRSIFTASGTQVALQDIPSTLVRQIDVYKTRDASQLETGIAGQVDVKSLRPFDFKGPKVSLSARGTYLDPAEKTNPQLSAMLSNRWQTGFGEVGALVNLSQTRTRYRNESVTPGAMVPFASPNAAEVPAGYTPLQRITDTSIWTPGTLTGLPTAAGSTLDFNGKAHPYYLSRDAIFQSDLQGDRKRPSANIALQWKPNSSSVYTFESMYNGYRDKAFNQLLFSFVDWWGDLGSNPAGTITTFPGTNIIKSRTVGNVYGFNSGDYTTSATDSRIYALNGKWDIGDRLKLEGDLSYQSSTFHSEFTATRIDRTAPSITVDFNDGGDNTAFRFNNNADLTDPTKWNVAQFYDTANRNKGSAATANLTGVYDADWGPLQTLQFGLRFDDRKASEANRTQSAFLGRNLASLDSRYQSTNSNFGTDISDVPRTWLEPNAYYIRDNLDEWRKLYNAADKNFLTTDQLSLQKTFKVNEKTANLFLMANTQNDLFGRRLRGNFGVRYVKVDTDMTFYKVDATTKAVTATSASKSASKLLPSMTLIYDPVQDVVVRMNYGETLRRPGFGALNPVLQLGDDVSKVGYGSGSGGNPDLEPTRSKNLDLTAEWYFQKDSALYGTLFKRKINGLVVDLRRKVHVDPADDPFRNSTSGGDHTNGYDYVINSPVNASNGTIKGAELGLIYFPKGLPSLLDGLGIQASFTRLSSSQNVPTANEAGVIVSQLETPFFGVSDKSYNATLAYEKGPVSARLSHVWRSGFLSSNEAALFANPIGIWRHPEKSLDMQISYKINDNMSVDISGVNLTNEMQQQYYHFGDAGNAQVSNFGTLQIGRSVSFGLRWKM; from the coding sequence ATGAATAACACCGGAACCGGCACGGTCCGCCCATCCCGTAACCTGAAAATGAAACTGTCGGTTGCCGCGCTGATGGGTGCTGGCCTGCTCAGCAACGCCTCGGTATGGGCGCAAACGACCGAACAGACGGCACCGACTGAAACGCCGACCGTGGTCGTGACGGGCGTCAAGGCATCGCTGATCAAGAGCCTGGCGATCAAGCGCACCAGCGACCAGGTGGTGGAATCGGTTGTTGCCGAAGATATCGGCAAGCTGCCCGATAACAATGTCGTTGAAGCGCTGCAGCGCGTGACGGGCATCCAGGTCACCAACCGCGCCGGTGGTGAAGTCGGCACCTTGTCCATCCGTGGCCTGCCCGACGTCCAGACAACCTGGAACGGCCGGAGTATTTTCACCGCGTCCGGCACGCAGGTCGCGCTGCAGGACATTCCTTCGACCCTGGTTCGCCAGATCGACGTCTACAAGACGCGCGACGCCAGCCAGCTTGAAACGGGCATTGCCGGCCAGGTCGACGTCAAGTCGCTGCGGCCGTTCGATTTCAAGGGGCCGAAAGTGTCGCTTTCGGCGCGGGGAACCTATCTGGACCCCGCGGAAAAGACTAACCCGCAGCTTAGCGCCATGTTGAGCAACCGCTGGCAAACGGGCTTCGGCGAAGTCGGTGCCCTCGTCAATCTGTCGCAAACCAGGACGAGATACCGCAATGAAAGCGTGACGCCGGGTGCCATGGTGCCGTTCGCCAGCCCCAATGCCGCCGAAGTGCCCGCAGGCTACACGCCCCTGCAGCGCATCACCGACACGAGTATCTGGACGCCTGGCACCCTCACTGGCTTGCCGACGGCGGCGGGGTCGACGCTGGATTTCAACGGCAAGGCTCATCCATATTACCTGTCGCGCGACGCCATTTTCCAGTCCGACCTGCAGGGAGATCGGAAGCGCCCCTCCGCCAATATCGCCTTGCAGTGGAAACCGAACAGCAGTTCGGTCTATACGTTTGAATCGATGTACAACGGTTATCGAGACAAGGCCTTCAACCAGTTGCTGTTCAGCTTTGTCGACTGGTGGGGGGATCTCGGCAGCAACCCTGCCGGGACGATCACGACGTTCCCGGGAACGAACATCATCAAGAGCCGTACGGTCGGTAACGTCTATGGCTTCAACAGCGGCGACTACACCACGTCGGCAACCGATTCCCGTATCTATGCCCTGAACGGCAAATGGGACATTGGCGACAGGCTGAAGCTGGAAGGCGACCTGTCGTACCAAAGCAGCACCTTCCACTCGGAATTCACTGCTACCCGGATCGATCGCACCGCACCGTCCATCACTGTCGACTTCAATGACGGCGGCGACAATACGGCCTTCCGTTTCAATAACAATGCTGACCTGACCGACCCGACCAAGTGGAACGTCGCGCAGTTCTACGATACCGCCAACCGCAACAAGGGCAGCGCCGCGACGGCCAACCTGACGGGCGTCTACGATGCCGACTGGGGCCCGCTGCAGACGCTCCAGTTCGGCCTGCGCTTCGACGATCGCAAGGCATCGGAGGCCAACCGGACGCAGTCGGCCTTCTTGGGCCGCAACCTCGCCTCGCTGGATTCGAGGTATCAATCCACCAACTCGAACTTCGGCACGGACATCTCGGACGTTCCGCGCACGTGGCTGGAGCCCAATGCCTACTATATCCGCGACAATCTCGACGAGTGGCGCAAGCTCTATAACGCGGCCGACAAGAACTTCCTGACGACGGACCAGCTGAGCCTGCAGAAGACGTTCAAGGTCAATGAAAAGACGGCCAACCTCTTCCTGATGGCAAACACCCAGAACGACCTGTTCGGCCGTCGCCTGCGCGGCAATTTCGGCGTGCGCTATGTCAAGGTCGATACCGACATGACTTTCTACAAGGTCGATGCCACCACCAAGGCGGTCACGGCGACCAGTGCCAGCAAGTCGGCCAGCAAGCTGCTGCCCAGCATGACCCTGATCTACGACCCGGTCCAGGACGTGGTGGTGCGCATGAACTATGGTGAAACCCTGCGCCGCCCGGGCTTCGGTGCTTTGAATCCTGTCCTGCAACTCGGCGACGACGTGTCGAAAGTGGGTTATGGTTCGGGCAGCGGTGGCAATCCCGATCTGGAACCGACGCGCTCCAAGAACCTCGATCTGACGGCCGAGTGGTATTTCCAGAAGGACAGCGCGCTCTACGGCACGCTGTTCAAGCGCAAGATCAATGGCCTGGTGGTGGACTTGCGCCGCAAGGTGCACGTCGATCCGGCGGACGACCCGTTCCGCAACTCGACCTCCGGCGGCGACCATACGAACGGCTATGACTATGTCATCAACTCGCCCGTCAACGCCTCGAACGGTACGATCAAAGGCGCCGAGCTCGGCTTGATCTATTTCCCGAAAGGGCTGCCGAGCCTGCTGGACGGTCTGGGCATCCAGGCCAGCTTCACGCGACTCAGCTCGTCGCAAAACGTGCCCACCGCCAACGAAGCCGGCGTTATCGTCTCCCAGCTCGAGACACCGTTCTTCGGCGTGTCCGACAAGTCGTATAACGCCACCCTGGCTTACGAAAAGGGCCCGGTCAGCGCGCGGTTGTCCCATGTCTGGCGCTCCGGCTTCTTGTCCAGCAACGAAGCAGCCCTGTTTGCAAACCCGATCGGTATCTGGCGTCATCCGGAGAAGAGCCTGGACATGCAAATCTCCTACAAAATCAACGACAACATGTCGGTCGATATCAGCGGGGTCAACCTGACCAACGAAATGCAGCAGCAGTACTACCACTTCGGCGATGCGGGTAACGCGCAGGTCAGCAATTTCGGCACGCTCCAGATCGGACGTTCGGTCTCGTTCGGTTTGCGCTGGAAGATGTAA
- a CDS encoding Gfo/Idh/MocA family protein encodes MSIIKTQAGTTALPRKLRLGMVGGGDGAFIGAVHRIAARLDDCYEVVAGALSSNPERALASGTALRFDPSRCYADYREMARAEAARIDGIDAVAIVTPNHLHAPVATAFLEAGIHVICDKPLGIATAEGEMLAALAREKNRVFALTHTYTGYPLVRHARELVASGAIGDVRLVHVEYAQDWMAEAGPQSEAFQRTNWHNDPERAGPTGCTSDIGTHAFHLAGFVSGMQPNELLAELHSFTPNRVLDDHVQMMLRYPNGARGMLWSSQMATGCENALKLRVFGTKASLAFDQENPNELWLTPQGGSAERLTRGRVRGAAAEHATRVPSGHPEGYLEAFAQLYRDAAARIHAVNAGLPVPAETAGLPTVDDGVAGMRFIDAVLESDREGSRWVALRM; translated from the coding sequence ATGAGCATCATCAAGACCCAGGCAGGAACCACGGCGCTGCCCCGCAAGCTGCGCCTCGGCATGGTCGGCGGCGGCGACGGTGCCTTCATCGGCGCCGTGCACCGCATCGCGGCCCGGCTGGACGACTGCTATGAAGTCGTTGCCGGCGCGCTGTCCAGTAATCCGGAACGCGCGCTGGCCAGCGGCACGGCGCTGCGCTTCGATCCGTCGCGCTGCTACGCCGACTACCGCGAGATGGCCCGGGCCGAAGCCGCTCGCATCGATGGCATCGATGCCGTGGCGATCGTCACACCGAACCACCTGCATGCGCCGGTGGCCACGGCATTCCTCGAAGCGGGCATCCACGTCATCTGCGACAAGCCGCTGGGCATCGCCACCGCCGAGGGCGAAATGCTGGCGGCCCTGGCCCGTGAGAAAAACCGCGTGTTCGCGCTGACCCACACGTACACGGGCTACCCGTTGGTGCGGCATGCGCGCGAACTAGTGGCGTCCGGCGCGATCGGCGACGTGCGACTGGTCCACGTGGAGTATGCGCAGGACTGGATGGCCGAGGCGGGCCCGCAAAGCGAAGCGTTCCAGCGCACGAACTGGCACAACGATCCCGAGCGCGCCGGCCCCACCGGCTGCACGAGCGACATCGGCACGCACGCGTTCCACCTCGCCGGCTTCGTCTCCGGCATGCAGCCGAACGAGCTGCTGGCCGAACTGCACTCGTTCACGCCGAACCGGGTATTGGACGACCATGTGCAGATGATGCTGCGGTATCCGAACGGCGCGCGCGGCATGCTGTGGTCGAGCCAGATGGCCACGGGCTGCGAGAACGCGCTGAAGCTGCGCGTGTTCGGCACCAAGGCCAGCCTCGCGTTCGACCAGGAAAACCCGAACGAACTGTGGCTCACGCCGCAAGGCGGCAGCGCCGAGCGGCTCACCCGGGGCCGCGTGCGCGGCGCGGCGGCCGAACATGCGACGCGCGTGCCGTCCGGGCACCCCGAAGGCTACCTGGAAGCGTTCGCGCAGCTGTACCGGGATGCCGCCGCCCGCATCCACGCGGTGAATGCCGGGCTGCCCGTGCCAGCTGAAACAGCCGGCCTGCCGACCGTGGACGATGGCGTGGCGGGCATGCGGTTCATCGATGCAGTGCTGGAGAGTGACCGGGAGGGCTCGCGCTGGGTGGCGTTACGGATGTAA
- a CDS encoding sugar phosphate isomerase/epimerase family protein — MKTIKGPAIFLAQFMGGEAPFDTLAGLAGWAKGLGYEAVQLPTDPRLIDLDKAADSQTYCDEITGVLAEHGLKITELSTHLQGQLVAVHPAYDKLFDGFAAPHVRGNAQARQEWAVGQVKAAAKASRRLGLTTHASFSGALAWPYLYPWPQRPAGLVEEAFGELAKRWKPILDVFDDAGVDVCYELHPGEDLHDGVTFERFLAATGNHPRANILYDPSHFLLQQLDYLAFIDIYHERIKAFHVKDAEFRPDGRQGVYGGYSGWVERAGRFRSLGDGQIDFTGIFSKLAQYDYTGWAVLEWECCLKHPEDGAREGADFIRRHIIRVAERAFDDFAGSGTDQAALRELMGIAA; from the coding sequence ATGAAGACCATCAAGGGACCGGCGATCTTCCTCGCCCAGTTCATGGGCGGCGAAGCGCCGTTCGACACGCTGGCCGGCCTGGCCGGCTGGGCGAAAGGCCTCGGCTACGAAGCCGTGCAGTTGCCGACCGACCCGCGCCTGATCGACCTGGACAAGGCCGCCGACAGCCAGACCTATTGCGACGAGATCACCGGCGTGCTGGCCGAGCACGGGCTGAAGATCACGGAACTGTCCACGCACCTGCAAGGCCAGCTCGTCGCCGTGCATCCGGCCTACGACAAGCTGTTCGACGGTTTCGCGGCGCCGCACGTGCGCGGCAATGCGCAGGCGCGCCAGGAATGGGCCGTGGGCCAGGTGAAGGCGGCGGCGAAGGCCTCGCGCCGCCTCGGCCTGACTACGCACGCCAGTTTTTCCGGCGCCCTCGCGTGGCCCTACCTGTATCCGTGGCCGCAGCGCCCGGCCGGCCTCGTCGAGGAAGCGTTCGGCGAACTGGCGAAACGCTGGAAGCCGATCCTCGACGTGTTCGATGACGCCGGCGTGGATGTCTGCTACGAGCTGCACCCCGGCGAAGACCTGCACGACGGCGTGACGTTCGAACGCTTCCTGGCCGCCACCGGCAACCATCCGCGCGCCAACATCCTGTACGACCCGAGCCACTTCCTGCTGCAACAGCTCGACTACCTGGCGTTCATCGACATCTACCATGAGCGCATCAAGGCCTTCCACGTGAAGGATGCGGAATTCCGGCCCGATGGCCGGCAAGGCGTGTATGGCGGCTACAGCGGCTGGGTGGAGCGCGCCGGCAGGTTCCGCTCGCTGGGCGACGGGCAGATCGATTTCACGGGCATCTTCTCGAAGCTGGCGCAATACGACTACACGGGGTGGGCCGTGCTGGAATGGGAGTGCTGCCTGAAGCATCCGGAAGATGGTGCCCGCGAAGGCGCGGACTTCATCCGCCGCCACATCATCCGCGTGGCCGAACGGGCCTTCGACGACTTCGCCGGCAGCGGCACCGACCAGGCCGCGCTGCGCGAGCTGATGGGGATCGCGGCATGA
- a CDS encoding substrate-binding domain-containing protein, producing the protein MHLLNKITVACLLAGAGHALAAPPAAAQPVTLGVAIPTATHGFTGGIVWWANQAKKELEAAHPGLKVIVKTAGSTPEQANQVQDLLVVNKMNALVILPLESASLTQPVAQVKNKGVYVTVVDRGLSSPSAQNAYVAGDNTAFGRLPAEYLAKKLNGKGNIVVLRGMPSTIDNERVNAFNAEIAKHPGIKVLDAKYGNWNRDDAFKVTQDYLTRFKAIDAVWAADDDMAIGALKAIEQAKRTDIKEVFGGAGAKFAVKKVIDGDKLIQANVSYSPKFIYDAIKMTANARLKGETLPAKTIIPSVLITRANASQFYYPNSPY; encoded by the coding sequence ATGCATCTACTGAACAAAATCACTGTCGCCTGCCTGCTGGCCGGTGCCGGCCACGCGCTTGCGGCACCACCGGCTGCAGCACAACCGGTTACGCTGGGCGTGGCCATCCCGACCGCCACCCACGGCTTCACCGGCGGCATCGTCTGGTGGGCCAACCAGGCCAAGAAGGAGCTGGAAGCGGCGCATCCCGGCCTGAAGGTCATCGTCAAGACGGCCGGCAGCACGCCGGAACAGGCGAACCAGGTGCAGGACCTGCTGGTGGTGAACAAGATGAACGCGCTGGTGATCCTGCCGCTGGAATCGGCATCGCTGACGCAGCCGGTCGCGCAGGTGAAGAACAAGGGCGTGTACGTGACGGTCGTCGACCGTGGGCTCAGCAGCCCGTCCGCGCAGAACGCCTATGTGGCCGGCGACAACACGGCCTTTGGCCGCCTGCCCGCCGAGTATCTGGCGAAAAAGCTGAACGGCAAGGGCAATATCGTCGTGTTGCGCGGCATGCCCAGCACGATCGACAACGAGCGCGTGAACGCCTTTAACGCCGAGATCGCGAAGCATCCCGGCATCAAGGTGCTCGATGCCAAGTACGGCAACTGGAACCGCGACGATGCGTTCAAGGTCACGCAGGATTACCTGACCCGCTTCAAGGCGATCGATGCCGTGTGGGCGGCCGACGACGACATGGCCATCGGCGCGCTGAAGGCCATCGAGCAGGCGAAACGCACCGACATCAAGGAAGTGTTCGGCGGCGCGGGCGCCAAGTTCGCCGTCAAGAAGGTGATCGACGGCGACAAGCTGATCCAGGCGAACGTCTCCTACTCGCCGAAGTTCATCTACGACGCGATCAAGATGACGGCCAACGCGCGCCTGAAGGGCGAGACGCTGCCGGCCAAGACGATCATCCCGTCGGTACTGATCACGCGGGCGAACGCCAGCCAGTTCTATTACCCGAATTCTCCATACTAA
- a CDS encoding ABC transporter permease: protein MQPTPTTERSPGQPALASLFSRASGRLKGAGPVIALILLCIAGALLNPDFATVDNLMNVLTRTAFIGIIAVGMTFVIASGGIDLSVGSMAALIAGVMIVAMNALALGTSPPSPLATVVLGIALALAFGAVAGGAHGFLVTHGRIEPFIVTLGTLGIFRAVLTWLSDGGAITLDYNLSETYGPVYYQSLLGIPIPVWIFALVAVAGVVILNRTPFGQHVQAIGSNEQVARYASIRVDRVKTLTYLLLGVCVAIATILYVPRLGSATPTTGILWELEAIAAVVVGGTSLKGGSGRIMGTVIGAILLSVIGNILNLTSIISVYLNAAVQGVVIITVAYLQRGRR from the coding sequence ATGCAACCAACACCCACCACTGAGCGCAGCCCCGGCCAGCCCGCCCTTGCCAGCCTGTTTTCCCGCGCATCCGGTCGACTCAAGGGCGCGGGCCCCGTCATTGCCCTGATCCTGCTGTGCATCGCCGGGGCGTTGCTCAATCCCGATTTCGCCACCGTCGACAACCTGATGAACGTGCTCACGCGCACCGCCTTCATCGGCATCATCGCCGTCGGCATGACGTTCGTGATTGCCTCCGGCGGCATCGACCTGTCCGTCGGTTCGATGGCGGCGCTGATCGCCGGCGTGATGATCGTGGCGATGAACGCCCTGGCGCTGGGCACCAGCCCGCCCTCCCCGCTGGCGACCGTGGTGCTCGGCATTGCGCTGGCCCTCGCGTTCGGCGCCGTGGCCGGCGGCGCGCACGGCTTCCTCGTCACGCACGGCAGGATCGAACCGTTCATCGTCACGCTCGGCACGCTGGGCATCTTCCGGGCCGTGCTCACGTGGCTTTCCGACGGTGGCGCGATCACGCTGGACTACAACCTGTCGGAAACGTATGGCCCCGTGTACTACCAGAGCCTGCTGGGCATACCGATCCCCGTATGGATCTTCGCGCTGGTCGCCGTCGCCGGCGTCGTGATCCTGAACCGCACGCCGTTCGGCCAGCACGTGCAGGCCATCGGCTCGAACGAACAGGTGGCGCGCTATGCATCGATCCGCGTGGACCGCGTGAAAACCCTGACATACCTGCTGCTGGGCGTGTGCGTGGCCATTGCAACCATCCTGTACGTGCCGCGCCTGGGTTCGGCGACGCCGACGACCGGCATCCTGTGGGAGCTCGAAGCCATCGCCGCCGTCGTCGTGGGCGGCACGTCGCTCAAGGGCGGCTCCGGTCGCATCATGGGCACCGTGATCGGCGCGATCCTGCTGTCCGTGATCGGCAATATCCTGAACCTCACCAGCATCATCAGCGTGTACCTGAACGCCGCCGTGCAGGGTGTCGTCATCATCACCGTGGCCTACCTGCAGCGTGGCCGCCGCTAG
- a CDS encoding sugar ABC transporter ATP-binding protein encodes MSLSVRFSHVVKEFGPVRVLHGVDFALEAGRVVGLLGENGAGKSTLMKILAGYERPTGGQLLVDGIERHFASARDAEALGIALIHQEFNLAEHLSIAQNIFLGHEKTRGWLLDHRAMARDAAQYLEQVGLDVDANTRVSELIVAEKQLVEIAKALSRKARLLIMDEPTATLSPGETAKLFTLMARLKSEGVTIVYISHKLDEMEKHTDEVVVMRDGKFVTRAHTADVTRQQMANLMVGRDVSDMFLPKAPPPASAPVLLGVSGLTVPGWVENLGFDVRAGEILGFAGLVGAGRTEAFESIVGLRPRSAGTVAIAGQSVKIRSPREAMEHGLTYLSEDRKGKGLHMDLGLRENLTMMTLERDAKPWVDTKAGRAALDQAIADFGIRLRDPDCVARSLSGGNQQKLALAKYLRPGPKVVVLDEPTRGVDVGAKRDIYALIHRLAAEGRAVVVISSELIELIGLCHRVAVLHGGRLNAVLGPDQLTEENLISHATNTHH; translated from the coding sequence ACGTTTCAGCCACGTCGTCAAGGAATTCGGCCCCGTGCGCGTGCTGCACGGCGTCGACTTCGCGCTCGAGGCGGGCCGCGTCGTGGGCCTGCTGGGCGAGAACGGCGCGGGCAAGTCGACGCTGATGAAGATCCTGGCCGGTTACGAGCGCCCCACCGGCGGCCAGCTCCTCGTCGACGGCATCGAGCGCCACTTCGCCAGCGCGCGCGATGCCGAGGCGCTCGGCATCGCGCTGATCCACCAGGAATTCAACCTGGCCGAGCACTTGTCCATCGCGCAGAACATCTTCCTGGGCCACGAGAAAACGCGCGGCTGGCTGCTCGACCACCGCGCGATGGCGCGCGATGCGGCGCAGTACCTGGAACAGGTGGGCCTGGATGTCGATGCGAACACCCGCGTCTCGGAACTGATCGTCGCCGAAAAACAGCTTGTCGAAATCGCCAAGGCCCTGTCGCGCAAGGCGCGCCTGCTGATCATGGACGAGCCCACCGCCACGCTGTCGCCCGGCGAAACGGCCAAGCTGTTCACGCTGATGGCGCGGCTGAAGAGCGAGGGCGTGACGATCGTCTACATCTCGCACAAGCTCGACGAGATGGAAAAGCACACCGATGAAGTGGTCGTGATGCGCGACGGTAAATTCGTCACGCGCGCCCATACGGCGGACGTGACGCGCCAGCAGATGGCCAACCTGATGGTGGGCCGGGACGTCTCCGACATGTTCCTGCCGAAGGCGCCGCCACCCGCGAGCGCCCCGGTGCTGCTGGGTGTATCGGGTCTCACCGTGCCGGGCTGGGTCGAGAACCTGGGCTTCGACGTGCGCGCCGGCGAGATCCTCGGCTTCGCGGGGCTGGTCGGCGCCGGCCGCACCGAGGCGTTCGAAAGCATCGTCGGCCTGCGGCCCCGCAGCGCCGGAACAGTTGCAATCGCCGGTCAAAGCGTGAAAATCCGCAGCCCGCGCGAGGCGATGGAACATGGCCTCACCTACCTGAGCGAAGACCGCAAGGGCAAGGGATTGCACATGGACCTGGGGCTGCGCGAGAACCTGACGATGATGACGCTGGAACGCGATGCGAAACCCTGGGTCGACACGAAGGCGGGCCGCGCCGCGCTGGACCAGGCGATCGCCGATTTCGGCATCCGGCTGCGCGACCCGGACTGCGTGGCCCGTTCGCTGTCCGGCGGCAACCAGCAAAAGCTCGCGCTGGCGAAATACCTGCGGCCCGGCCCGAAGGTCGTGGTGCTGGACGAACCGACCCGCGGCGTGGACGTGGGCGCCAAGCGCGACATCTATGCGCTGATCCACCGCCTGGCCGCCGAGGGCCGCGCCGTCGTCGTCATCTCGTCCGAACTGATCGAACTGATCGGCCTGTGCCACCGCGTGGCCGTGCTGCACGGCGGCCGGCTCAACGCCGTGCTCGGGCCGGACCAACTCACCGAAGAAAACCTGATCTCCCATGCAACCAACACCCACCACTGA